A DNA window from Candidatus Eremiobacterota bacterium contains the following coding sequences:
- a CDS encoding fucose isomerase, whose protein sequence is MNLTMIPFISVLHDGDEIGRIVGKLTRELGSGGISVSLGSGRQDSPSAVAFAIITGGTERLALDAIGNDGDPVLLLAHTLHNSLPAALEIAATLHQRGRKATIFLLGGREGSLEELKRHISLQETRARLMQSRIGLIGGASEWLTASSPDPETVRAAWGPLMVPLEMEEFLKRRERIPEAEYVRVAEDFLRGAGELREARRDDIMESARLYCALRRTADKYSLQALTIRCFDLLAALGATGCLGLSRLNDEGVVAGCEGDVPATLTMLWAYYLTGKPSFMANPQDISPGESLIEFAHCTVPLSLVKEFSLRSHFESSQGAALEGTFENGPVTVARVGGLTLKELFVTDGELITHHPREGRCRTQATVRTQEPPGHLLSSPLGNHHLIFAGHHAGELREFHKLYIKERTLP, encoded by the coding sequence ATGAACCTCACCATGATCCCCTTCATTTCAGTTCTTCACGACGGCGACGAGATAGGGCGCATCGTGGGAAAGCTCACAAGGGAGCTCGGGTCGGGGGGCATCTCGGTATCGCTTGGCTCCGGGCGGCAGGACTCACCATCAGCCGTGGCTTTTGCCATAATCACCGGCGGCACTGAGAGGCTGGCTCTCGATGCCATCGGCAACGACGGCGATCCCGTGCTCCTGCTGGCTCATACCCTCCACAACTCCCTTCCTGCTGCCCTGGAGATTGCCGCTACTCTGCACCAGAGAGGCAGGAAAGCAACTATTTTCCTGCTCGGCGGCAGGGAAGGCAGCCTGGAAGAGCTGAAAAGGCATATAAGTCTCCAGGAAACCAGGGCCCGCCTGATGCAGTCAAGGATAGGATTAATCGGGGGGGCCTCGGAGTGGCTCACTGCGAGCTCACCTGATCCTGAGACTGTCAGGGCCGCATGGGGACCCCTCATGGTGCCCCTGGAGATGGAGGAGTTTCTCAAGAGAAGAGAGAGGATCCCAGAGGCTGAATATGTCCGGGTCGCTGAGGATTTCCTGAGAGGTGCGGGGGAGCTCCGTGAAGCGCGGAGGGACGATATCATGGAATCGGCAAGGCTTTATTGTGCCCTCAGGAGAACTGCTGATAAATATTCCCTTCAGGCCCTCACCATAAGGTGCTTTGACCTTCTCGCCGCCCTCGGGGCCACGGGCTGCCTTGGCCTCTCGCGGCTCAATGACGAAGGCGTTGTGGCGGGGTGTGAAGGCGACGTACCGGCCACACTCACCATGCTCTGGGCTTACTATCTTACAGGAAAACCTTCATTCATGGCCAATCCGCAGGATATCTCGCCAGGCGAGAGCCTTATAGAATTTGCCCACTGCACGGTGCCCCTGTCACTTGTCAAGGAGTTTTCTCTCCGCTCCCACTTTGAATCTTCACAGGGCGCCGCACTGGAAGGGACTTTTGAAAACGGCCCCGTGACCGTGGCGCGGGTCGGGGGGCTCACTCTCAAAGAGCTTTTTGTGACCGACGGCGAGCTCATCACCCATCACCCCAGGGAAGGCCGCTGCAGGACCCAGGCAACGGTGAGGACCCAGGAGCCGCCGGGGCATCTGCTCTCCTCTCCGCTGGGAAATCACCACCTCATCTTCGCCGGCCACCATGCAGGGGAACTGAGGGAGTTCCACAAATTATATATTAAAGAGAGAACACTTCCATAA
- a CDS encoding GAF domain-containing protein codes for MHASPASGIQELLKKPAVCNLARSIALSSGLSLGIYSPGGHILLHYGNSRHHGHVDNMPEPRGLFPLPENPPADGPPVLTEEKAFGDLHFSLMRIRNNGEFLALVALGPWQQKKGLKETVANTRLLRSLGEVILGFYHEKEHSLQYINRMSTLYEISNRINSTLRTEDVLKFVLENALLLLKAKAGSIMLIEQALQEMRIFMAVGLSEDIVKHTVVKMGEGISGNVAKSGKPRLLLKGVRESRSLSSRRLEEIDSAICVPLKVKDKVLGVLNVSGRVDGDNFSPQDLKLLNILASNAAVAINHAKLYAGISEKASQLKALYKIGTSVTSSMEKRKVLQEVLRSAKHLLKAKKGSVMLLDREAGHLTIEVAYGLPPWIVKNVRPRLGEGIAGKTALEGTPRLLEKGIKVLESKTEKEEKEIPSAISVPIRIKDKVLGVLNVSDNESGENFTLESMELLSMLASQAAVAIENSMLMEELQELFVQSITALANAIDARDTYTRGHSQRVTEYSMAIARKMGVSKEERELVQYAALLHDIGKIHIRDDILHKPGKLSDDEFEEMQRHPEYGAKIMEPVGRFRTMLPYMYHHHEKYAGKGYPYHLKGIEIPLAARIISVADSFDAMTSDRPYRRGKPVDEALEELIKCRGTQFDPEVVDAFVKYVKERRPGYIRELIKQTM; via the coding sequence ATGCACGCCAGCCCTGCCTCAGGTATTCAGGAGCTCCTGAAAAAACCTGCTGTCTGCAATCTAGCGAGGAGCATCGCCCTCTCTTCGGGCCTGAGCCTGGGCATTTACTCTCCCGGGGGCCATATCCTGCTTCATTACGGAAACAGCAGGCACCATGGCCATGTGGATAACATGCCGGAGCCCAGGGGACTTTTCCCCTTGCCGGAAAATCCTCCCGCCGACGGCCCTCCCGTGCTCACGGAAGAAAAGGCTTTCGGCGACCTCCATTTCTCTCTGATGAGGATCAGGAACAACGGGGAGTTCCTTGCCCTTGTGGCCCTCGGCCCCTGGCAGCAGAAAAAGGGCCTGAAAGAAACAGTCGCCAACACAAGGCTCTTGAGATCCCTGGGCGAGGTCATCCTTGGCTTTTACCATGAAAAGGAGCATTCGCTCCAGTATATCAACAGGATGTCAACCCTCTATGAGATCAGCAACAGGATCAACTCAACCCTCAGAACGGAGGATGTGCTCAAATTCGTGCTGGAAAATGCCCTTCTTCTTCTCAAGGCCAAGGCGGGCTCAATCATGCTCATCGAGCAGGCCCTGCAGGAGATGAGGATCTTCATGGCCGTCGGCCTCTCTGAAGATATCGTGAAGCATACGGTGGTGAAGATGGGAGAAGGCATCTCGGGAAATGTGGCGAAAAGCGGCAAGCCCCGCCTGCTTCTCAAAGGGGTAAGGGAATCCCGCTCATTATCCTCGCGCAGGCTCGAGGAGATTGACTCTGCCATATGCGTGCCCCTCAAGGTGAAGGACAAGGTCCTCGGTGTCCTCAACGTGAGCGGCCGAGTGGACGGCGACAATTTCTCCCCCCAGGATCTGAAGCTGCTGAACATTCTCGCGTCCAACGCCGCCGTGGCCATCAACCATGCAAAGCTCTATGCAGGGATCTCGGAAAAAGCCTCGCAGCTGAAAGCCCTTTACAAGATTGGCACCTCGGTGACCTCGTCCATGGAGAAGCGAAAGGTGCTCCAGGAGGTCCTAAGGAGCGCCAAGCACCTGCTGAAGGCAAAGAAAGGCTCCGTGATGCTCCTGGACAGGGAAGCCGGCCATCTTACCATTGAGGTGGCTTACGGCCTCCCCCCATGGATCGTGAAGAATGTCCGTCCCCGCCTGGGAGAAGGAATCGCCGGCAAGACTGCCCTTGAAGGGACGCCACGCCTCCTGGAGAAAGGCATCAAGGTCCTGGAATCAAAGACGGAAAAGGAAGAGAAAGAGATTCCCTCGGCCATTTCCGTGCCCATCAGGATCAAGGACAAGGTCCTGGGTGTCCTCAATGTGAGCGACAACGAGTCGGGAGAGAACTTCACCCTGGAGAGCATGGAGCTCCTTTCCATGCTCGCGAGCCAGGCGGCCGTCGCCATAGAGAACTCAATGCTCATGGAAGAGCTCCAGGAGCTCTTCGTACAGTCCATTACCGCCCTGGCAAACGCCATCGATGCAAGGGACACCTACACGAGGGGCCATTCCCAGAGGGTCACCGAGTACTCGATGGCCATTGCCAGGAAAATGGGAGTCTCAAAGGAAGAGAGGGAGCTTGTGCAATACGCGGCGCTCCTTCACGATATCGGGAAGATACACATCCGCGACGACATCCTGCATAAGCCCGGGAAGCTCTCCGATGATGAGTTCGAGGAGATGCAGCGCCACCCTGAATACGGCGCGAAGATCATGGAGCCCGTGGGCCGCTTCAGGACCATGCTCCCCTATATGTACCACCATCATGAGAAATACGCGGGGAAGGGCTATCCCTATCATCTCAAAGGTATTGAGATACCCCTCGCGGCAAGAATCATAAGCGTTGCCGACTCGTTCGATGCCATGACCTCTGACAGGCCATACCGCAGAGGGAAACCCGTGGATGAAGCGCTTGAGGAGCTTATAAAATGCCGCGGCACGCAGTTCGATCCCGAGGTCGTTGACGCTTTCGTGAAGTACGTCAAGGAGCGCAGGCCCGGTTATATCCGCGAGCTTATCAAGCAGACCATGTGA
- the pilM gene encoding pilus assembly protein PilM — MFFGKKVSLGLDIGRYSVKAAVLSPNKKDAEALAESVIFPQREYYEQAPADEEVYAAIRKTLESCLGPSSKVKTAINASFQGEGVCSNYVELPLLKPHELETAVQSMAAKCLPFPLKEAAISHFEVPPLSRDRHKTGIFLMTFKKSALDEQLVFLQKSGIQVERVEAYLISMLRDLTVNHGKATEAFVALVNIGFNLTTLMVMKDGHPYYARDFAIAGRDFTYAFQMGAKCTWKEAEHAKLSYDVAKKDVPMEPVLTRWLDQVRKTLITASRIDKAAPLPIEKVYLSGGSAPWKGLLERVQETVSIPVALDGWNHITPREGGKEPHGAFAIAMGLALS; from the coding sequence ATGTTCTTTGGCAAAAAGGTATCTCTTGGCCTGGACATCGGCCGTTACAGCGTCAAGGCGGCAGTATTGTCACCGAACAAAAAAGACGCTGAAGCACTGGCGGAAAGCGTTATATTTCCGCAGCGCGAGTACTATGAGCAGGCTCCTGCTGATGAAGAAGTCTATGCCGCCATCAGGAAAACCCTGGAAAGCTGCCTCGGGCCTTCCTCAAAGGTGAAAACCGCCATCAATGCCTCGTTTCAGGGCGAAGGTGTATGCAGCAATTACGTGGAGCTCCCCCTTCTCAAGCCCCATGAGCTCGAGACTGCAGTGCAGTCAATGGCGGCGAAATGCCTCCCTTTTCCTCTCAAAGAGGCGGCGATTTCCCATTTCGAGGTGCCGCCTCTCAGCAGGGACAGGCATAAAACCGGCATATTCCTGATGACTTTTAAAAAGAGCGCCCTTGACGAGCAGCTGGTATTCCTGCAGAAGAGCGGCATCCAGGTGGAGCGCGTTGAAGCATACCTCATCTCCATGCTGAGAGACCTCACGGTGAACCATGGAAAGGCCACAGAGGCCTTCGTCGCCCTGGTGAATATCGGCTTCAATCTCACCACCCTCATGGTGATGAAGGATGGCCATCCCTATTATGCAAGGGATTTCGCCATAGCGGGCCGGGATTTTACCTACGCCTTCCAGATGGGAGCAAAGTGCACGTGGAAGGAGGCCGAGCATGCCAAGCTGAGCTATGACGTGGCAAAGAAGGACGTCCCCATGGAACCGGTCCTCACCCGGTGGCTTGACCAGGTGAGGAAGACCCTTATCACGGCTTCCAGGATTGACAAGGCCGCTCCTCTTCCCATTGAAAAAGTCTACCTCTCGGGAGGAAGCGCCCCCTGGAAGGGCCTCCTCGAGAGGGTGCAGGAGACCGTGAGCATCCCCGTGGCGCTTGACGGCTGGAACCATATCACACCCCGGGAGGGGGGGAAAGAGCCCCATGGCGCCTTTGCCATTGCCATGGGACTGGCACTTTCCTGA
- a CDS encoding GspE/PulE family protein translates to MNSWTDLLKESCDPSMVEQARAEEAEGRDGADFLIKGRHASPADVLAALSGYHDLPAMLVERYEPQEEAVEKIPEDIARRFGIMPLFILKETIYAATSQPGDLNVEDFVRQLTGLSMREVVSTRSSIEQTINRHYLAGERSAEKVKSIVATKQEEEKVDEIARARNEITIEDSEAPSIRLVNHIISSGIRLGASDIHLEPLENRAFLRYRMDGVLKEFPPPPLDMIRSVTSRIKILSDMDVAEKRLPQDGRITFNVDGKDYDLRVSLIPNLYGESIVIRILASSADVKSLKNLGFNDTMLTRYKKMIRRPHGVILVTGPTGSGKSTTLYATLRHLYTPEKKILTLEDPVESKMEGITQFQMNAPIGFTFARTLRAVLRHDPEIVLVGEIRDQETAEIAIRASLTGHLILSTLHTNDASSAPTRLIDMGVQGYLVMTSLVGVLAQRLVRRLCTTCREPLEVDDSVLFSLGITGIPEGAAPYRNVGCTQCQDTGYKGRAAIYELLEITNDIRRLPEHAMTAENIRAIAEKSGFVNLRESGLEKWFQGVTSMEEVIKLTVE, encoded by the coding sequence ATGAACAGCTGGACAGATCTTCTGAAGGAGAGCTGCGATCCTTCCATGGTGGAGCAGGCAAGGGCCGAGGAGGCTGAAGGGCGCGACGGAGCAGATTTCCTGATAAAAGGCCGCCACGCCTCTCCCGCCGATGTCCTGGCCGCCCTGTCAGGCTACCACGATCTCCCTGCGATGCTTGTGGAACGCTATGAGCCCCAGGAAGAGGCAGTTGAGAAGATCCCTGAGGACATCGCCCGCCGCTTCGGCATCATGCCCCTCTTTATCCTCAAGGAGACTATTTATGCCGCCACCTCGCAGCCTGGCGACCTGAACGTTGAGGACTTCGTGAGGCAGCTCACGGGCCTGTCCATGCGGGAAGTGGTCTCCACGAGAAGCTCCATCGAGCAGACCATCAACAGGCACTACCTGGCGGGCGAGCGCTCGGCCGAAAAGGTGAAATCAATCGTTGCGACAAAGCAGGAGGAGGAGAAGGTTGACGAGATTGCGCGGGCAAGGAATGAGATAACCATCGAGGACAGCGAAGCCCCCTCAATCAGGCTGGTAAACCATATCATCTCTTCGGGGATACGCCTGGGAGCAAGCGACATCCACCTTGAGCCTCTTGAAAACCGCGCCTTCCTGCGCTACAGGATGGACGGCGTGCTGAAAGAGTTCCCCCCTCCCCCGCTTGATATGATCCGGTCCGTCACGTCACGCATAAAAATACTCTCCGATATGGACGTGGCGGAAAAAAGGCTCCCCCAGGACGGCCGCATCACCTTCAACGTTGACGGCAAGGACTATGACCTCCGGGTCTCCCTGATCCCCAACCTTTACGGAGAGTCTATCGTCATCAGGATCCTCGCGTCGAGTGCCGACGTGAAGAGCCTGAAGAACCTGGGCTTCAACGATACGATGCTCACCCGGTACAAGAAGATGATCAGGAGGCCCCATGGAGTGATACTGGTGACGGGTCCGACGGGTTCGGGGAAGAGCACCACCCTCTATGCCACGCTGCGGCACCTCTATACTCCCGAGAAAAAGATACTTACCCTCGAGGATCCCGTGGAATCAAAGATGGAAGGGATCACCCAGTTCCAGATGAACGCCCCTATCGGCTTCACTTTCGCAAGGACCCTCAGGGCTGTGCTCCGCCATGACCCCGAGATTGTCCTTGTGGGAGAGATAAGGGACCAGGAGACTGCAGAGATCGCGATACGGGCATCTCTGACGGGCCACCTCATCCTGAGCACCCTCCATACCAACGACGCATCCTCGGCGCCGACGCGCCTCATTGACATGGGCGTCCAGGGATACCTCGTGATGACTTCCCTCGTGGGAGTCCTTGCGCAGCGCCTTGTGCGCCGCCTTTGCACCACCTGCAGGGAGCCCCTGGAGGTGGACGATTCCGTCCTCTTCTCCCTGGGGATAACGGGGATTCCCGAAGGAGCAGCGCCTTACAGGAACGTGGGCTGCACCCAGTGCCAGGACACGGGCTACAAGGGACGCGCCGCCATCTACGAATTGCTGGAGATTACGAACGATATCAGGCGCCTCCCCGAACATGCCATGACCGCCGAGAACATCAGGGCCATTGCCGAAAAATCAGGCTTTGTGAACCTGCGCGAGAGCGGCCTTGAGAAGTGGTTCCAGGGTGTTACCAGCATGGAGGAAGTGATAAAGCTCACAGTGGAATAG
- a CDS encoding response regulator — protein sequence MKKLYVADDDPAILNILKFTLGKLEGVEASFFDNGLDLFRAINREKPFIIVTDIILPKLEGLAVTRLVKFDETLRDVRILIISSVIDPDIHEQIKKAGADDFLQKPFRPAEVRERVHALMAS from the coding sequence ATGAAAAAGCTCTACGTGGCCGATGATGACCCTGCCATACTGAATATTCTGAAGTTCACCCTGGGGAAGCTTGAAGGAGTGGAGGCTTCATTCTTTGACAACGGCCTGGACCTTTTCCGCGCCATAAACAGGGAAAAGCCCTTTATCATAGTCACCGACATAATCCTTCCCAAGCTCGAGGGCCTGGCGGTGACAAGGCTGGTCAAATTCGACGAAACCCTGCGGGATGTAAGGATACTCATCATCTCCTCGGTGATAGATCCTGACATCCACGAGCAGATAAAGAAAGCGGGCGCCGACGATTTTCTCCAGAAGCCTTTCAGGCCCGCTGAAGTGAGGGAGCGTGTACATGCTCTCATGGCGTCATAA
- a CDS encoding ATP-binding protein, with translation MTVQGIPTQFAPAERGTPETLRHQAESILKVSLIRRILDVIPDFVLILNSRRQIAFVNRSFLDFLGEKEGEALLGKRQGEALKCIHADAAPGGCGTTEFCEMCGAVNAILASQKGELCASECTILLKEGGAAELRVWAAPFDIEDESYTIFSMVDRSGEKRRRNLERIFFHDVLNTAGGLYGFADLLMENLGQKDDAGFFARTIFDLSGSIIEEIRAQKDLSAAEGGDLVPRPGPVDSLALISEVAKGYKEHEVTKNKTLEVAPDSQEVVHKTDRTLLRRVISNLVKNALEASKPGEKVTLRSALQGNEVLYTVHNPAYMPREVQLQLFNRSFTTKGAGRGLGTYSIKLLTEKYLKGSVTYTSLPESGTTFYTLFPMSLGEDGPEPLKG, from the coding sequence GTGACAGTACAGGGCATTCCCACTCAATTCGCCCCTGCAGAGCGCGGCACACCTGAGACATTGAGGCACCAGGCGGAATCCATCCTGAAAGTCTCCCTGATAAGGAGGATCCTGGACGTTATCCCCGATTTCGTGCTGATCCTGAACTCCCGGAGGCAGATTGCCTTTGTCAACAGGTCTTTCCTGGACTTCCTGGGAGAGAAGGAGGGAGAGGCCCTTCTGGGGAAACGCCAGGGTGAGGCTCTCAAGTGCATCCATGCCGATGCCGCCCCTGGCGGGTGCGGCACCACGGAGTTCTGCGAGATGTGCGGCGCTGTCAACGCTATCCTCGCATCTCAGAAGGGAGAGCTCTGCGCCAGTGAATGCACCATACTTCTCAAGGAAGGCGGCGCCGCAGAGCTGCGGGTATGGGCCGCGCCCTTTGATATAGAGGACGAGAGCTATACCATATTCTCCATGGTTGACCGCAGCGGGGAAAAAAGGCGGCGGAATCTTGAGAGGATATTCTTCCATGACGTCCTCAACACGGCAGGAGGCCTTTACGGCTTCGCCGACCTCCTCATGGAGAACCTGGGGCAGAAAGACGACGCGGGATTCTTTGCCAGGACCATATTTGACCTCTCAGGCTCGATCATAGAAGAGATCAGAGCCCAGAAGGATCTCTCGGCCGCCGAGGGGGGCGACCTTGTCCCGAGGCCCGGGCCAGTCGATTCGCTGGCCCTCATCAGCGAGGTGGCCAAGGGCTACAAGGAGCATGAGGTGACAAAAAACAAGACGCTTGAGGTGGCTCCTGATTCTCAGGAAGTGGTCCACAAAACCGACAGAACCTTGCTGAGGCGCGTCATCTCCAACCTTGTCAAAAACGCTCTCGAGGCATCGAAGCCGGGAGAGAAAGTGACGCTCCGGTCGGCGCTCCAGGGAAACGAGGTGCTCTACACCGTCCATAACCCTGCCTATATGCCCCGCGAGGTGCAGCTTCAGCTCTTCAACCGCTCATTCACGACCAAGGGAGCGGGGAGAGGGCTGGGAACCTACAGCATCAAGCTCCTCACCGAGAAATACCTGAAAGGGAGCGTCACCTATACCTCTCTGCCCGAAAGCGGCACCACTTTTTATACCCTCTTTCCCATGAGCCTTGGCGAAGATGGCCCGGAGCCATTGAAAGGATAA
- a CDS encoding CAP domain-containing protein — MMRLQAALLIMAVILASSLANGCGPRAGPVAASPPEKPDNLQGMALSSSQASPTQATPGDTATAAGERAAEKPGQDKASAMEKRIKELVDRERVSRGLKPLAWNEALGVLARAHSEDMVKRDFFDHTNPDGLEPQDRLKKAGIACRASAENIATNQGYEDAAAEAVKSWMGSEGHRANILDTRGYGFNETGTGIAQAPDGTWYFTQLFIKK; from the coding sequence ATGATGCGTTTACAGGCAGCTCTTCTCATTATGGCAGTCATACTTGCCTCTTCCCTGGCGAATGGCTGCGGGCCCAGGGCAGGCCCCGTGGCCGCCTCCCCCCCGGAAAAGCCGGACAATCTGCAGGGAATGGCACTTTCATCATCCCAGGCCTCACCTACACAGGCCACACCGGGAGATACCGCGACCGCGGCAGGAGAGAGGGCAGCGGAAAAACCCGGCCAGGACAAAGCTTCCGCAATGGAAAAGAGGATCAAGGAGCTTGTGGACCGAGAGAGAGTCTCCAGAGGGCTGAAGCCGCTTGCCTGGAATGAAGCCCTTGGGGTCCTTGCCCGTGCCCACAGCGAGGACATGGTGAAGAGAGACTTCTTTGACCATACGAACCCCGACGGCCTGGAACCCCAGGATCGCCTTAAGAAAGCGGGGATAGCCTGCCGGGCATCGGCGGAAAACATCGCCACCAACCAGGGCTACGAAGACGCCGCAGCAGAGGCCGTAAAGTCATGGATGGGCTCCGAGGGGCACCGCGCCAACATCCTGGACACCCGGGGCTACGGCTTCAACGAGACCGGCACAGGCATAGCCCAGGCCCCCGACGGCACCTGGTACTTCACCCAGCTCTTCATCAAAAAATAG